One part of the Parabacteroides sp. FAFU027 genome encodes these proteins:
- a CDS encoding SufE family protein — protein sequence MTINEIQDNIIDEFSEFEDWMDKYQLIIDLGNSLAPIDEKYKVPQYLIEGCQSRVWLQAEYENGLVIFKAESDAVIVKGIVSLLIQVLSGHTPDEIINTDLYFIEQIGLKEHLSPTRSNGLVSMVKQMRLYALAFKAKA from the coding sequence ATGACTATCAACGAAATTCAAGACAACATCATCGACGAATTCTCAGAATTTGAAGACTGGATGGATAAATACCAACTCATCATAGACCTGGGCAACTCTTTAGCACCCATTGACGAGAAGTATAAAGTACCGCAATACCTGATCGAAGGTTGCCAAAGCCGCGTATGGCTTCAGGCAGAATATGAAAACGGGCTGGTTATTTTCAAAGCAGAAAGCGATGCCGTAATCGTAAAAGGGATCGTATCTCTATTGATTCAGGTGCTTTCGGGGCATACTCCCGATGAAATTATCAATACCGACCTCTACTTTATTGAACAGATCGGATTGAAAGAACACCTCTCTCCCACCCGCTCCAACGGCTTAGTGTCGATGGTTAAGCAAATGCGCTTGTATGCGCTGGCGTTTAAGGCGAAAGCATAA
- a CDS encoding M28 family peptidase, whose amino-acid sequence MNKLIYIGLITISLLSCSSKPKETSATTEKVTSTTPAFSADSAYAYVEKQSLFGPRLPNTQAHVNCGDYIVSQFKRFGATVTEQKADLTRFDKVVLKSRNIIASYNPDKSDRILILTHWDSRPFADNDPNPANYSKPVDGIDDGASGVGVMLELARMMAKKNPAIGIDLLCVDAEDVGAPQYYQGESSEDDWCLGSQYWAKNPHTPGYTARFGILLDMVGAGGAVFYKDNVSLNYASGVADRIWKKGQSLGYGQYFRDGQGGSITDDHVYINKLAKIPCVDIINFDPNSRQGFPAHWHTIDDTMKNISKETLKVVGQTLAEIIYEEK is encoded by the coding sequence ATGAATAAGCTAATTTATATAGGATTAATTACTATATCATTACTCTCTTGCAGTTCTAAGCCTAAAGAAACAAGCGCAACGACTGAAAAAGTTACTTCAACAACTCCGGCCTTCAGCGCTGATAGTGCATATGCCTATGTTGAAAAACAAAGCTTATTCGGTCCCCGATTGCCAAACACCCAGGCCCATGTGAATTGCGGTGATTATATCGTTTCACAGTTTAAACGCTTCGGGGCAACTGTTACCGAGCAAAAGGCAGATCTGACCCGGTTTGATAAAGTGGTGCTCAAATCACGCAACATCATCGCCTCATACAATCCGGATAAAAGCGACCGTATCCTGATTCTTACCCACTGGGATTCTCGTCCCTTTGCCGACAACGACCCTAACCCGGCCAATTACAGCAAACCGGTAGATGGTATTGATGACGGGGCCAGCGGAGTCGGTGTTATGCTCGAACTTGCCCGCATGATGGCAAAAAAGAATCCTGCTATCGGTATTGACCTCCTTTGTGTAGATGCAGAAGATGTGGGAGCTCCTCAATATTATCAGGGAGAAAGCAGTGAAGATGACTGGTGCCTGGGCTCCCAATACTGGGCAAAGAATCCACACACGCCGGGATATACCGCCCGCTTCGGAATCCTGCTCGATATGGTCGGTGCCGGTGGAGCCGTTTTCTATAAAGACAATGTATCCCTGAATTACGCGTCCGGTGTTGCCGACCGCATCTGGAAGAAAGGACAAAGCCTGGGTTACGGACAATATTTCCGTGACGGACAGGGAGGAAGTATTACTGATGACCACGTTTACATCAACAAACTGGCCAAAATCCCCTGCGTGGACATCATTAACTTTGACCCCAATTCCCGCCAGGGATTCCCTGCACACTGGCACACCATTGATGACACGATGAAGAATATCTCCAAAGAGACCCTCAAAGTGGTTGGCCAGACTTTAGCGGAAATTATTTACGAAGAAAAATAA
- a CDS encoding zf-HC2 domain-containing protein: MQCLTNEQIQLLIDGEMKEKQMAVCEEHLSHCPDCQRHYEEQMRNSLRISEMINFTTVKPEQIPVFNFPENKAPVKKHYSSISIWLKIAAVLIPIIVCWQFWPQKTEKQFNPTQEAIMKYELCNSVDANTAWQENMIITTVTDENGKVIECSTN, translated from the coding sequence ATGCAATGCTTAACAAATGAACAGATACAATTGCTGATTGACGGTGAAATGAAGGAGAAACAGATGGCTGTATGTGAGGAGCATCTGTCTCATTGCCCCGACTGCCAACGGCATTATGAAGAGCAGATGCGAAACTCTCTGCGGATTTCTGAAATGATAAACTTTACCACAGTAAAGCCGGAGCAGATTCCCGTGTTTAATTTCCCCGAAAATAAAGCTCCGGTTAAAAAGCACTACAGCTCAATATCCATTTGGCTGAAAATAGCCGCCGTTTTAATCCCCATCATCGTTTGCTGGCAATTCTGGCCTCAAAAAACGGAAAAGCAATTTAACCCGACGCAGGAAGCGATAATGAAATATGAACTCTGCAACAGCGTGGACGCCAATACCGCCTGGCAGGAAAACATGATTATAACGACGGTTACCGACGAAAATGGGAAAGTGATTGAATGTTCAACCAATTAA
- a CDS encoding RNA polymerase sigma factor has translation MKQFDDIYRQHYTMIFRLVSKFISDRQEIEDVVQEVFMKLFLEMQAKRTMDYPKTWLYKVASNQCVNIVGRRQETYSIDDASVYALCDNECVMQKYEEDEQKSVIRQALARLEEHERMIIILYSEGLSYKEIAEISGVKFTSVGKTLSRTLDKLKPLLKRQYDAMLNK, from the coding sequence TTGAAACAGTTTGACGATATATACCGACAACACTATACCATGATTTTTCGTCTGGTATCGAAGTTTATCTCTGATCGGCAGGAGATAGAAGACGTTGTACAGGAGGTTTTTATGAAACTGTTTCTGGAAATGCAGGCAAAACGAACGATGGATTATCCGAAAACCTGGCTTTATAAGGTAGCTTCTAATCAATGCGTAAATATCGTAGGCAGGAGACAGGAGACCTATTCTATTGATGACGCTTCAGTATATGCCCTGTGTGATAATGAATGTGTGATGCAAAAGTATGAAGAGGACGAACAAAAGTCAGTCATCCGACAAGCTTTAGCCCGGCTTGAAGAACACGAACGCATGATAATTATACTCTATTCGGAAGGGCTTTCCTACAAGGAGATTGCAGAGATCAGCGGCGTGAAATTTACTTCCGTAGGGAAAACCCTGTCGAGGACGCTTGACAAACTTAAACCATTATTGAAAAGACAATACGATGCAATGCTTAACAAATGA
- a CDS encoding magnesium transporter, with translation MTSFTTFYLSRIIGSRVYDAHNQFVGIVKDLFILPNYISEGVERPLVAAIKLKKGKTTLIYSFDGFVVTKVNGKISVACEELIPYDQEKLDDGVFLGEGILDKQIVDLNGRKLVRVNDIRLVSVPTGTFALAVDIGVEGLLRRIGLAKPLKKFLLLFRVTIPAKFIVWDDIEAVDFSNFNIKLSKSHKKLETLHPSDLADIIEDLGKQTRLSVFEALDEEKAADVMEELEVEAQIHLLENLSVAKAADVLEKMPADEVADILDELEEEKAEQILREMEKDSSEEVRELLEYPDDSVGSIMSTEYLSFNKDNTVEEVLAELRLKKPEAEELYNLFVVNDKEKLIATFSLRDLVISEPNAAISEIMKPSPVHLHDDQEINEIAEFISKYNLLAIPVVDKENILQGMVVIDDVVEDLIGKRKTNK, from the coding sequence ATGACATCTTTCACAACCTTTTACCTGAGTCGCATTATCGGCTCACGCGTTTATGATGCGCACAACCAATTTGTGGGCATTGTAAAAGACCTGTTCATTCTTCCCAATTATATATCGGAAGGAGTGGAGCGCCCTTTAGTTGCAGCGATTAAGCTCAAAAAGGGGAAAACAACTTTGATTTATTCATTTGACGGTTTTGTTGTCACAAAAGTCAACGGGAAAATATCAGTTGCCTGTGAAGAACTGATTCCTTATGACCAGGAAAAACTGGACGATGGTGTTTTCCTCGGGGAAGGCATTTTGGATAAACAGATCGTAGACCTGAACGGTCGTAAACTGGTTCGGGTGAATGACATACGACTGGTGTCGGTACCTACGGGAACTTTTGCACTGGCAGTGGATATCGGAGTGGAAGGATTGCTTCGCCGCATTGGCCTTGCCAAGCCGTTAAAGAAATTCCTGCTCCTGTTCCGGGTAACCATTCCTGCTAAATTTATCGTGTGGGATGACATCGAGGCGGTGGATTTCTCCAATTTCAATATCAAACTTTCCAAAAGCCATAAGAAGCTCGAAACACTTCACCCTTCTGACCTTGCCGATATTATCGAGGATTTGGGCAAACAGACCCGTCTCTCTGTGTTCGAAGCGTTGGATGAAGAGAAGGCTGCCGATGTGATGGAAGAGCTGGAGGTAGAAGCTCAGATTCACCTACTGGAAAACCTTTCAGTCGCAAAAGCTGCCGATGTGCTTGAAAAGATGCCGGCAGATGAGGTGGCCGACATTCTCGATGAGCTCGAAGAGGAAAAAGCGGAACAAATCCTTCGGGAGATGGAGAAAGATTCTTCCGAAGAGGTGCGCGAGCTGTTGGAATATCCCGACGATTCAGTGGGAAGTATCATGTCCACCGAATACCTTTCCTTCAATAAGGATAATACCGTTGAGGAGGTGTTAGCGGAGCTTCGCCTGAAGAAACCGGAAGCGGAAGAATTATATAACCTCTTTGTGGTCAATGATAAAGAGAAGCTGATTGCGACCTTCTCGCTTCGCGACCTGGTGATTTCAGAACCCAATGCAGCTATCAGCGAGATCATGAAACCATCACCGGTGCACTTGCACGACGATCAGGAGATTAACGAGATTGCCGAATTTATTTCCAAATACAACCTGTTGGCTATCCCGGTAGTTGATAAGGAAAATATCCTGCAAGGAATGGTGGTTATCGACGACGTGGTCGAGGACTTGATTGGTAAACGCAAAACGAATAAATAA
- a CDS encoding NRAMP family divalent metal transporter, translating to MFKNKKLWSRIGLFLAILGPGIITGSVDNDAGGITTYAVSGAVYGYNMIWTLIPSFIVLIIIQEMNARMGIVTGKGLADLIRENAGVKITFLIFIGLLIADIGNTTTEFAGVAGSLEVFGVSKYISVPLVGALVWILVVKGTYQLAERIFLIFSVSLLTYVVSAIMGHPHWGEIGTAIVHPQVEINSKSLAMMIGIVGTTIAPWMQFYMQSSVIEKGLEIKNFKYSMIDIVVGCIATVVVAFFIIVACASTLHEKGIQINEAKDAALALKPLAGEFASQVFAFGLFVASIFSATILPLATAFYVCEAFGFEAGIDKKWEEAPEFYVLYTIILVLSVLIILWPNAPLIAISLWSQVINGLLLPVVLVSMMLLVNNKKIMGEYVNKPLQNVIGWGAVTVLIGLTVTLLVMPLFGK from the coding sequence ATGTTTAAGAATAAGAAACTATGGAGCCGGATCGGCCTGTTCCTGGCTATCCTTGGGCCGGGAATCATTACCGGAAGCGTGGATAATGATGCGGGAGGTATCACTACCTATGCTGTAAGCGGTGCGGTGTATGGCTATAACATGATTTGGACGTTGATTCCCTCCTTTATCGTACTGATAATTATTCAGGAGATGAATGCCCGTATGGGTATCGTAACCGGCAAAGGTTTGGCTGATTTGATTCGTGAGAATGCCGGCGTGAAAATTACCTTCCTGATATTCATCGGATTATTGATTGCAGATATTGGCAACACTACGACCGAATTTGCCGGTGTGGCGGGAAGTCTTGAAGTGTTTGGCGTCAGTAAATATATATCGGTCCCGTTGGTTGGGGCGTTGGTCTGGATACTTGTGGTAAAAGGAACTTATCAGCTTGCGGAACGGATCTTTCTGATTTTTAGCGTCTCATTATTGACTTATGTGGTTTCTGCTATTATGGGACATCCACACTGGGGAGAGATTGGAACCGCGATTGTTCATCCGCAGGTGGAGATCAACTCAAAAAGTCTGGCGATGATGATCGGAATTGTCGGTACTACTATTGCTCCCTGGATGCAGTTTTACATGCAATCGTCTGTGATTGAAAAGGGTTTGGAGATTAAGAACTTCAAATACTCGATGATTGATATTGTGGTGGGATGTATTGCAACTGTGGTGGTGGCTTTCTTCATCATTGTGGCGTGCGCATCGACTCTGCACGAAAAAGGCATTCAAATCAATGAAGCAAAAGATGCGGCATTGGCACTGAAGCCGCTGGCAGGAGAGTTTGCATCACAAGTATTTGCCTTTGGTTTGTTTGTTGCTTCGATATTCTCGGCGACGATTTTGCCATTGGCCACTGCTTTCTATGTTTGCGAGGCGTTTGGCTTTGAGGCGGGTATTGATAAAAAATGGGAAGAGGCGCCTGAGTTCTATGTGCTTTATACGATAATTCTGGTTCTTTCGGTATTGATAATCCTTTGGCCGAATGCACCGCTGATTGCAATCTCGCTATGGTCGCAGGTCATCAACGGATTGCTGTTGCCGGTGGTACTGGTCAGTATGATGTTACTGGTCAATAACAAAAAGATCATGGGTGAATATGTCAATAAGCCTTTGCAGAATGTAATCGGCTGGGGAGCGGTGACCGTATTGATCGGATTGACCGTGACGTTGTTGGTGATGCCTTTGTTTGGGAAATAA